GACGATCTCTTCGGAGATATCGCTGCGATCGGCCAGCAGAGCCGCTTCCTGGGCAATGCGGGCTTCGTCGATCTCCACCATGCCGTGGGTCAATGCGTCGATGCGATCTTTGAGCCGCTGGCGGTAGATGTCCGGCAGACCTGCGGCCTGGGATTCGATATCGTGGAGCATCCGTTCGATGGCATCCAGACGCTGTTTGAAATCCACAGCCATGTTGTCGCCTTCCACCTTCCGCATGGCATCCAACTGCTCCAGGGCGCTTTTCAGGCAGTCCTGCACCTGGGGCCATATGGTTTCACTGTCCTTTTCCATCTCCAGGGATTGAACCATGCTGCCGCCGGCCAGGACCGTTTCCAGCCCGATGGCGCCTTCGATCCCCAGTTCCTCTTTCAATTGGCCAAGGGCGCGGTGATAGGCCTGCGCCCGCGGCAGATTGACGGCAAAGTCGATGCCGGTTTCCGATTCCTCCTGGATCTGCACCCGGATATCCACCCGGCCCCGGGCAACGCTTTC
This window of the uncultured Desulfosarcina sp. genome carries:
- a CDS encoding YicC/YloC family endoribonuclease, translated to MIKSMTAYARAEIQTGPTSVRIEVRSFNNRHLDVALKLTHGFESLEERIRGVIAESVARGRVDIRVQIQEESETGIDFAVNLPRAQAYHRALGQLKEELGIEGAIGLETVLAGGSMVQSLEMEKDSETIWPQVQDCLKSALEQLDAMRKVEGDNMAVDFKQRLDAIERMLHDIESQAAGLPDIYRQRLKDRIDALTHGMVEIDEARIAQEAALLADRSDISEEIVRAKSHIQQFRARMEDDTPAGRPLNFLLQEFNREFNTMGSKSGKADMSHVIVAVKSELEKLREQVQNVE